The Candidatus Binatus sp. genomic sequence TCACCGAGAGGCTGCGGGCGCCCTCGGAGACCGGCAGGACATCTCCGAAACCCGTCGTCGTCAGGCACACAAAGCTGTAGTAAACGAAGGTGTGAACCGAGGCGACGAGCGGCGACATGTTGCCCGTCGGCTTCTGAATGAGTGCGGAGCTGAACGAACCGGGATACCGCAATTCGATGAATGCGAAGGCATAGGCCCACGCGACGCCAATCAGCAGGTAGGCGCAAATTGCGGCGCTTATAATGTCGAAGGAAACGCTCTTTACCGTGAACAGCCTGGATACCAGGGCAAAGACGGTCACGGTCAGGAACAGACACGAAGAGACCGCGCCGGCCATCTCGAGCGTTGGATTCACCGTGAATTGCAGCGCCAATCGGCTTCCGATCGCAGGCACCATCAGGATTAGCGCAATCGTGAAGTAGGTCTTGGTCGTGCGAAATGCATAAAGAGCGGACAGCAGCACAAGCGATATCGTCGCGGTCGCAAAAATCTGCGCGAAGGCGTGAGCCGAGAAAATCGGCTGCGACACGAGCAGCAGCAGAATCGTCGCGAGCAGAACGGTAAATCTGCCGGGCCAGTTGTGGCGCGCCAACCCCAGCTGTCGCCATAGCGCCGAAGGGCTCAGGACGCTGGCTTTCTCGCTCATAGTGTATCCGTTTCGCGCAACCGGACCGCCAGTGTCAAGGCGAGCATTCCGGCCGCGACAAGCGAGGCCGCCGTCTCATCATGTCCCAAAGCGCGACATGGCTCTCTCGGCTTCGGTCAGTCGTTGACCTCGTACGGCCCCTCAGCGACGTAGTCTGGCCACAGCTCTGCGCTATCTGCGCCTTTGCGTGTCATCGCCGCAAGGCACGCACATTGCGTATCAGCGCAGGGTCAATCCCGCCTGGCGGAGTGCGTTGGCGCCTGGCAGTTCGACTGTTCGGCATTTTTTCGGCAGCAAGGAGCACCAGTCCCCCATGGACCAGATCATCAAACAATCTATAGCTGGCAGGAGATTCGCCTTGATGGGATTCGAAACGCCCGAGGCGGATTCGATCATCGTGGCGTTGGGGACCGCCCGTGGATTCGGCCACGTGGTCGGAGCGGTGCCGAATATTCCCGGGCTCAACTCCTTTTCTCCTTTCGACGCTTGCTTCATCAACGCTTCGGCCATCGGCATTGGCGACCAACCGTCCCCGATCGAGATGATCGCGCGCAGCCGCAAGCCGGCGGTCATCATCGGCACGTACGAGGAAGTCGCGGCGCGATTCGCAGCGGTCGCCGACCTCAACCGCGACTTCATGACGCGCCCGTGCCAGCCAGAGGAATTGTTGCTCAGGGCCTTCCGCATCCTCAGATTCGTCGAGAGCGCGGCAGTTGCGATTCAATCCTCAGCTCGAAACGGCGCCCGGCGCATAGTACTGGCCGATGACGACGCGACCACCGTCGTCATGATCTCAACGATCCTGAAGCACTTTAATTTCGAGTGTGATATCGCCCGCGACGGTGAGCAGGCATTTGATATTGCCCGTAAGAAAAAACCCGACCTGGTGCTGCTGGACGTGGCGATGCCGAATATGGACGGGTTCGAAGCGCTGACCGCTCTGCGCAGCGATTCGGCGACCAGGAGTATGCCGGTAATCCTGGTCAGCGCGCATCGCGACGAAGCTGAAGTGGTTAAGGGTTTCTCGCTCGGCGCCGATGACTACATCACCAAGCCCTTCAACTCGGGCGAACTGATGGCTCGGATCAGCCGCGTCTTGCGTGAACCGGGAGATAGATGACCGCAGCCGTCTGACTCCCGGGGCTCGCGCGCAGCGGCCTATATTCATTCGCGACTCGAATAATCGAGCGCGCACGGCGCCCCGCCGATTCCTTCCGTAAATTAGTCAGTCCGCCGGTCACGGCGGACAACTAATCCGTTTGGCTTCAAGGCCAATA encodes the following:
- a CDS encoding potassium channel family protein, coding for MSEKASVLSPSALWRQLGLARHNWPGRFTVLLATILLLLVSQPIFSAHAFAQIFATATISLVLLSALYAFRTTKTYFTIALILMVPAIGSRLALQFTVNPTLEMAGAVSSCLFLTVTVFALVSRLFTVKSVSFDIISAAICAYLLIGVAWAYAFAFIELRYPGSFSSALIQKPTGNMSPLVASVHTFVYYSFVCLTTTGFGDVLPVSEGARSLSVMEAVFGQLYMAILIARLVGLEIAQSMKEER
- a CDS encoding response regulator transcription factor; its protein translation is MAPGSSTVRHFFGSKEHQSPMDQIIKQSIAGRRFALMGFETPEADSIIVALGTARGFGHVVGAVPNIPGLNSFSPFDACFINASAIGIGDQPSPIEMIARSRKPAVIIGTYEEVAARFAAVADLNRDFMTRPCQPEELLLRAFRILRFVESAAVAIQSSARNGARRIVLADDDATTVVMISTILKHFNFECDIARDGEQAFDIARKKKPDLVLLDVAMPNMDGFEALTALRSDSATRSMPVILVSAHRDEAEVVKGFSLGADDYITKPFNSGELMARISRVLREPGDR